The following are encoded in a window of Brevibacillus ruminantium genomic DNA:
- a CDS encoding fumarylacetoacetate hydrolase family protein, which produces MEGIRNIYCVGRNYKLHAEELGNAVPTAPMLFGKPTHALAVADGREIVLPGDRGELHYETELVIHIARPYSPEASLEEMVDHIAVGIDFTLRDVQSELKKKGYPWLLAKGFPNSAVVTSFRPFPGLQACQETDFSLQKNGEQVQRGNIRDVIFDLMTIIRFTGEHFGLGQGDLIFTGTPDGVGATKNGDHFGLFFGKEKWGEFTAKLS; this is translated from the coding sequence ATGGAAGGAATCCGAAATATTTACTGCGTTGGCCGCAACTATAAGCTTCATGCGGAAGAGCTGGGAAATGCCGTACCAACCGCGCCGATGCTGTTTGGCAAACCGACGCACGCCCTGGCAGTAGCAGATGGACGTGAGATCGTACTGCCGGGTGATCGGGGGGAGCTGCATTATGAAACAGAGCTTGTCATTCATATCGCCCGCCCGTATTCCCCTGAGGCGAGCTTGGAGGAAATGGTCGATCACATTGCTGTAGGCATCGATTTTACGCTGCGCGATGTACAGAGTGAGCTGAAGAAAAAAGGCTATCCCTGGTTGCTCGCAAAAGGTTTTCCGAATTCGGCCGTTGTCACCTCATTCCGTCCATTCCCTGGTTTGCAGGCTTGCCAGGAAACGGACTTTTCCCTACAGAAAAACGGCGAGCAGGTCCAACGTGGCAATATTCGTGATGTGATTTTTGATTTGATGACGATCATTCGTTTTACCGGTGAACACTTTGGGCTCGGTCAGGGCGATCTGATTTTTACAGGAACACCTGATGGGGTGGGTGCGACGAAAAATGGGGATCATTTTGGCCTGTTTTTTGGGAAAGAAAAATGGGGAGAGTTTACAGCAAAATTATCTTGA
- the ant(6) gene encoding aminoglycoside 6-adenylyltransferase, whose amino-acid sequence MRSEQEMMNMLVDFARNDDRIRLVTLEGSRTNKNILPDRFQDYDISYFVTDLDSFKEDDQWLTVFGNRVMMQKPEDMELFPSELGSWFSYLIIFEDGNKLDLTLIPMNEVEDYFTQSDGLVEILLDKDTRIKNEVIANDRQYWIKRPNEREFDDCCNEFWMVSTYVVKGLARKEILFAIDHLNEIARPNLLRMMAWQIGSEHGYTFSVGKNYKFIDRYLPNEDWEDLLSTYSENGYQEMWKSLFRCYELFRKYSKAVAESLGYQYPDYDEAITKYTENIYRSLS is encoded by the coding sequence TTGAGAAGTGAACAGGAAATGATGAATATGCTTGTAGATTTTGCCAGGAATGATGACAGGATCCGATTGGTAACGTTGGAAGGGTCTCGTACAAACAAAAATATTCTCCCTGATCGATTCCAGGATTATGATATTTCTTACTTTGTCACAGATCTTGATTCTTTTAAGGAAGATGATCAGTGGCTTACTGTTTTTGGAAATCGTGTTATGATGCAAAAACCCGAGGATATGGAACTTTTTCCGTCAGAATTAGGCAGTTGGTTTTCGTATTTAATCATTTTTGAGGATGGTAATAAATTAGACCTAACTCTTATTCCAATGAACGAGGTTGAGGATTATTTTACCCAAAGTGACGGATTAGTTGAGATCTTGCTCGATAAGGACACCCGAATCAAAAATGAAGTCATCGCAAACGATCGGCAGTATTGGATAAAAAGGCCAAATGAAAGAGAGTTTGATGATTGTTGCAATGAGTTCTGGATGGTTTCAACTTACGTCGTAAAAGGATTGGCGAGAAAAGAAATACTTTTTGCCATCGACCATTTAAACGAGATTGCAAGACCTAATTTATTAAGAATGATGGCTTGGCAAATCGGATCAGAACATGGATACACCTTCAGTGTGGGGAAGAACTATAAGTTTATCGATCGTTACCTTCCCAATGAAGATTGGGAAGATTTACTATCAACCTATTCTGAGAATGGGTATCAAGAAATGTGGAAGTCTTTATTTAGGTGTTATGAGTTATTTAGAAAATACTCAAAGGCTGTGGCGGAAAGTCTCGGATATCAGTATCCAGATTACGATGAAGCTATAACGAAGTATACGGAAAATATTTATCGCTCATTGTCTTGA
- a CDS encoding TetR/AcrR family transcriptional regulator, which yields MDQFTLRGVAETAGVTQGTVYYHFRTKEQLLLSIVQDICESSWDEISKQNERQIRQALDSAKSRCSYDSFFHRLFYTMVASSFHNDKIRGQLGEVISAENKHLSEKLSKLWTESPVEGVSLTTWGILFNAIFDGLALQALLQKDFPVEKTYEELEQVLIALGHLRVQEGGQ from the coding sequence ATGGATCAGTTTACGTTGCGAGGAGTTGCTGAGACGGCAGGCGTGACCCAAGGCACGGTGTATTACCACTTTCGAACCAAAGAACAGTTGTTGCTAAGCATTGTTCAGGACATTTGCGAAAGCTCTTGGGACGAAATATCCAAACAGAACGAACGACAGATTAGACAGGCTTTAGATTCTGCAAAAAGTCGCTGTTCCTACGATTCATTTTTTCATAGGCTGTTTTACACAATGGTAGCTTCAAGTTTTCACAATGATAAAATCAGAGGGCAACTGGGAGAAGTGATTTCCGCGGAAAATAAGCATTTGTCTGAGAAGCTATCGAAGTTATGGACAGAATCACCGGTAGAAGGGGTTTCCCTTACCACCTGGGGTATCCTCTTCAATGCTATTTTTGACGGATTGGCTCTTCAGGCATTATTGCAGAAGGATTTTCCCGTAGAAAAAACATACGAAGAGCTGGAACAGGTTTTGATTGCGCTTGGTCATTTGCGTGTACAGGAGGGCGGACAATGA
- a CDS encoding DsbA family oxidoreductase, producing the protein MIIEIFQDTICPWCRIGKKHLFDALKQWNGEAVEIRYRAFQLNPDTPKEGVPFLEYMSSMKGGPDAAKQMVQHAANAGAASGVPFQFEKVTMWPNTLASHQLIKLAPPEKQTEVVDAVYRAYFEEGKDIGQAEVLLSIASALGMDQNETKQRLEKGEGLEEIEADLQYAQELEITGVPFFVIDRKLALSGAHPVENFLKAFQQVTEAS; encoded by the coding sequence ATGATCATTGAAATTTTTCAGGACACGATCTGTCCTTGGTGCCGCATCGGCAAAAAGCATCTATTTGACGCGCTAAAACAGTGGAATGGTGAAGCTGTGGAGATACGCTACCGCGCCTTTCAGTTGAATCCGGATACGCCGAAAGAGGGGGTTCCGTTCCTGGAATATATGTCGTCCATGAAAGGAGGACCGGATGCAGCCAAGCAGATGGTCCAGCATGCGGCCAACGCAGGGGCGGCATCGGGAGTGCCCTTTCAGTTTGAGAAAGTAACCATGTGGCCAAATACGCTTGCTTCTCACCAACTGATCAAGCTGGCTCCTCCCGAAAAGCAGACAGAAGTCGTCGATGCCGTGTACCGCGCCTATTTTGAAGAGGGGAAAGACATCGGTCAAGCAGAGGTGCTTTTGTCGATTGCTTCTGCGCTTGGGATGGATCAAAATGAAACGAAACAACGCCTGGAAAAAGGCGAAGGTCTTGAGGAAATCGAGGCTGATCTTCAATACGCGCAAGAATTGGAAATTACCGGCGTTCCCTTTTTTGTGATCGACAGGAAGCTGGCTCTTTCCGGTGCCCATCCAGTTGAAAATTTTCTTAAGGCATTTCAGCAAGTGACCGAGGCTTCCTAA
- the xerS gene encoding tyrosine recombinase XerS produces MSVIKKRDSIQLLQLVPTFPWYVEKFVEHKKSKKNSPSTLLGYLRDFSFFFKWLIAEGLTPAREIKEIPLETLNDLKKETVESYILYLQESHLFERTGLLQKPTRSATREYSDRTIQRKISSLKSLFTYLSALAEDEHGESYLTRNVMAKIELEAEEATPLARAHAIRSKILIDEQIHQFVDFVQTGYLAHCDTTKKRQYHEQNRDRDTALIALILSGGFRVSEIVNLDLSDVVLEKNQLRMIRKGKKEDAPFFSDWGKAYLQRYLAVRHTYQPSESEQAVFLAVSPTKPYGHRIEVRTIQKLVKKYAQAFGIPDLSVHKLRHSFATQFLRLNPDAHQLQAQLGHSKIETTMQYAHVLEDALSKAVNRTT; encoded by the coding sequence ATGTCTGTCATCAAAAAACGCGATTCCATCCAATTGCTTCAGCTTGTTCCCACATTTCCCTGGTACGTAGAAAAGTTTGTTGAACATAAAAAAAGTAAAAAAAATTCGCCTTCGACACTTTTGGGGTACCTGCGTGACTTTTCTTTTTTCTTCAAATGGCTGATCGCCGAGGGATTGACGCCAGCCAGAGAGATCAAAGAGATTCCGCTGGAGACTTTAAATGATCTAAAAAAAGAAACGGTTGAGAGCTATATCTTGTATCTGCAAGAATCCCACTTGTTTGAGCGAACGGGACTTTTGCAAAAGCCAACACGAAGCGCGACGAGAGAGTACAGTGATCGAACCATCCAGCGCAAAATCTCCAGTCTCAAATCGCTGTTTACCTATTTGTCCGCGCTGGCTGAGGACGAACATGGCGAGTCGTATTTGACGCGCAATGTCATGGCCAAGATTGAACTGGAAGCAGAGGAAGCGACCCCTTTGGCTCGCGCACACGCGATCCGTTCGAAAATCCTGATTGATGAACAGATTCATCAGTTCGTGGATTTTGTTCAAACCGGCTACCTCGCTCACTGCGACACAACCAAAAAACGGCAATACCACGAACAAAACCGCGATCGCGATACTGCGCTGATTGCACTGATCCTGTCCGGCGGTTTTCGCGTATCGGAAATCGTCAATCTGGACCTGTCCGACGTGGTCCTGGAAAAAAATCAGCTTCGGATGATACGCAAAGGAAAGAAAGAGGATGCTCCATTTTTCAGTGATTGGGGAAAAGCCTACCTGCAGCGTTATTTGGCCGTGCGTCATACCTATCAGCCTTCCGAATCAGAACAAGCTGTTTTTTTGGCGGTATCTCCGACGAAACCATATGGACACCGCATCGAGGTACGAACCATTCAAAAGCTGGTGAAAAAATATGCCCAAGCCTTTGGCATCCCCGATTTATCGGTTCACAAGCTGAGACATAGCTTTGCAACCCAATTCTTGCGCCTCAATCCGGACGCCCACCAGCTCCAGGCACAATTAGGGCACTCCAAGATAGAGACGACAATGCAGTATGCCCATGTACTGGAGGATGCATTGAGCAAAGCAGTTAATCGTACCACCTGA
- a CDS encoding SgcJ/EcaC family oxidoreductase, giving the protein MVYKEEGSLEQDRELIKHVVSQMEAAFNRHDADALDSHFTQNATWVNVMGEKLSGWNEINKVHKLVLTGPLSNSYSKYTVDSISFINSNVAVVHVRQYSTTSDGIRIDGGQESIAIYVMVKETKVWRLAAGQNTLLKSV; this is encoded by the coding sequence GTGGTATATAAAGAAGAGGGATCATTGGAGCAAGATCGCGAGCTTATCAAACATGTAGTTAGTCAAATGGAGGCGGCGTTTAATCGGCACGATGCAGATGCGCTGGACAGTCATTTCACACAAAACGCCACTTGGGTGAATGTAATGGGTGAAAAGTTGTCAGGTTGGAATGAAATAAATAAAGTGCACAAACTCGTTTTAACAGGCCCTTTAAGTAATTCTTATAGCAAATATACTGTTGACAGCATCTCGTTCATTAATTCCAATGTAGCTGTTGTTCATGTCCGTCAGTATTCAACAACTTCTGATGGTATACGAATCGACGGAGGGCAAGAAAGCATTGCTATCTACGTAATGGTCAAGGAAACGAAAGTTTGGAGACTAGCAGCGGGACAAAACACCCTTCTAAAATCCGTCTAA
- a CDS encoding C40 family peptidase, translating into MTKRDWVMKSTIAVMLSTSLLMGGQVGQAAAYSQDSGKSERIVSLTKSLVGKDYKFGAEGPSRFGSAGLATYVYNQAGVKISDTISKLYQGGTKVSRTNVKAGDLVFFSSNGKGSPSFMGVYVGNDQFIYSSQGESKVVVKKYSAYEKKFLGARRYLSETSNSNTTKPNTSTAATKLANQVIKNGEKYLKTPYKFGSSKTTTKTFDCSSFTQRVFKEAGIELPRDSRQQSTVGKTVSLKNLKKGDLVFMKASPTAKSDRITHVAIYAGDGKILHTYGSPGVTYSTFFNTNWERRVVKVQRVIPE; encoded by the coding sequence GTGACGAAAAGAGATTGGGTGATGAAATCGACTATCGCCGTCATGCTGAGTACGTCCCTGTTAATGGGTGGTCAAGTAGGACAAGCGGCCGCTTATTCGCAAGATTCAGGAAAATCCGAACGGATCGTGAGCCTGACCAAATCACTGGTTGGGAAAGATTACAAATTTGGTGCCGAGGGCCCTAGTCGTTTCGGTTCGGCTGGTTTAGCCACCTATGTCTACAATCAGGCAGGCGTAAAAATCAGTGACACGATTTCGAAGCTGTATCAAGGAGGAACCAAAGTTAGCCGCACAAATGTAAAAGCAGGCGACTTGGTGTTCTTCTCTTCGAATGGAAAAGGCTCCCCATCTTTTATGGGTGTTTATGTAGGCAATGACCAATTTATCTATTCTTCACAAGGTGAGAGCAAGGTGGTTGTGAAAAAGTACTCTGCCTATGAGAAGAAATTTCTCGGTGCAAGACGCTATCTGTCCGAAACGAGCAACTCAAATACAACGAAGCCCAACACCTCGACGGCTGCGACCAAACTTGCCAATCAGGTGATCAAAAACGGTGAAAAGTACTTGAAAACCCCGTACAAATTTGGATCCAGCAAAACAACAACCAAGACATTTGACTGCTCTTCATTTACGCAGCGTGTGTTTAAAGAAGCAGGGATCGAGCTGCCGCGTGATTCTCGTCAGCAATCCACTGTAGGGAAAACGGTTTCTCTGAAAAACCTGAAAAAGGGCGATTTGGTGTTCATGAAGGCATCTCCGACTGCCAAATCTGATCGCATTACGCATGTCGCGATCTATGCCGGAGATGGCAAAATTTTACACACTTACGGAAGTCCAGGGGTTACATACTCAACATTTTTTAATACCAACTGGGAACGTCGCGTAGTAAAAGTACAACGTGTGATTCCGGAATAA
- a CDS encoding DUF5367 family protein, translated as MKKYLLPSIWGLFVWILATLFFILFGNKVLYPPGTHEFTISLILLVACTGVVLWLVTTAYLIFDKTDHASLKFGIIGTIIGLTLDTFSISYHSFIFPALDESQVISFTAWMAIAYALYLVIPIMMDQNRRKKNYRLNVTNKC; from the coding sequence ATGAAAAAATACTTGCTTCCATCGATCTGGGGTTTGTTCGTCTGGATTCTTGCAACCCTCTTTTTCATACTTTTTGGCAATAAAGTCCTCTATCCTCCAGGTACACATGAGTTCACGATCAGTCTTATTTTATTGGTTGCCTGCACGGGCGTTGTTTTGTGGCTTGTCACTACTGCTTATCTCATCTTCGATAAAACAGATCACGCTTCATTAAAGTTCGGTATCATTGGCACCATCATCGGTTTAACGTTGGATACCTTTTCTATATCGTATCACTCGTTCATTTTCCCTGCTTTAGATGAATCGCAGGTTATTTCCTTCACAGCCTGGATGGCAATCGCATACGCCCTATACTTGGTCATACCGATCATGATGGACCAGAACAGGCGAAAAAAAAACTACCGTCTAAATGTGACGAATAAATGTTAG
- a CDS encoding acyl-CoA synthetase, translating into MQLQLPEHYNFAAQVDQWADRDASRRAVWEVNADGSERILTYDELRKYSNRVASGLQSLGLERGDKVLVLVPRGIEAYAIYLGLMKLGAVVMPGSEMLRTKDIEYRVNHAQAKAIIGFDGIRAEVDQIRELCPSLERYITIGSSFEGWIALSELLTDQSDTFACVQTKSDELAFLSYTSGTTGGPKGVMHVHGWPFAHLAVAAKLWLDVQEGDLVWATAGPGWAKWVWSPFVSTLGMGATAFVYKGRFDPESYLTLLQRYPITVLCATPTEYRLMAKAPDLENYSLQALRSACSAGEPLNREVIDTFRRVFALTVRDGYGQTENTLLVGTFVGMEPKPGSMGRPSPVVRVAIIDEEGVEVPQGEVGDIAIDREMLALFRGYLNDPERTAKAYRGNWYVTGDQGRMDEEGYIWFEGRSDDIIISGGYTIGPFEVEDALVKHAAVAECAAVASPDPERGHVVKAYVVLKQGIQPSAELVSELQEHVKTLTAPYKYPRKVEFVSELPKTTSGKIRRIELRQQEKHQSHS; encoded by the coding sequence ATGCAGCTTCAATTGCCGGAGCATTATAATTTTGCCGCTCAGGTGGATCAATGGGCAGATCGTGACGCGAGTCGCCGGGCTGTCTGGGAAGTGAATGCAGATGGTTCAGAGCGGATACTTACCTACGACGAACTGAGAAAGTATTCCAATCGGGTCGCAAGTGGCCTTCAGTCTCTGGGCCTTGAACGTGGAGATAAGGTACTTGTGCTTGTTCCTAGGGGGATCGAGGCCTACGCCATTTATCTAGGGCTGATGAAGCTGGGCGCGGTCGTGATGCCGGGATCGGAGATGCTGCGTACCAAGGACATTGAATACCGTGTCAATCATGCCCAGGCAAAAGCAATCATCGGCTTTGATGGAATCAGAGCAGAAGTGGATCAGATCCGTGAGCTTTGCCCGTCTCTGGAACGCTATATCACAATCGGCTCCAGCTTTGAAGGCTGGATTGCCCTGTCTGAGCTTTTGACAGATCAGTCCGACACTTTTGCTTGTGTACAGACGAAGTCAGATGAGCTTGCCTTTCTTTCCTATACATCGGGCACCACAGGAGGGCCCAAAGGTGTCATGCATGTCCACGGGTGGCCATTCGCGCATCTGGCTGTTGCCGCAAAGCTGTGGCTGGATGTGCAGGAAGGCGATCTCGTATGGGCGACGGCGGGCCCAGGCTGGGCGAAGTGGGTGTGGAGTCCGTTCGTTTCTACCCTGGGGATGGGGGCGACGGCTTTCGTCTACAAAGGGCGCTTTGACCCGGAGTCCTACCTGACTCTTTTGCAACGCTACCCGATCACTGTTCTTTGCGCGACACCAACAGAGTACCGCTTGATGGCCAAAGCGCCGGATCTGGAGAACTATTCTTTGCAAGCCTTGCGCAGTGCCTGTTCGGCAGGCGAGCCTTTGAACAGAGAAGTGATTGACACCTTCCGCAGAGTATTTGCTCTCACTGTGCGTGACGGATACGGGCAAACGGAAAACACGCTATTGGTGGGCACCTTTGTGGGGATGGAGCCGAAACCGGGTTCCATGGGCAGACCTTCTCCAGTCGTTCGCGTGGCGATTATCGATGAAGAAGGGGTTGAGGTGCCGCAGGGAGAGGTTGGGGACATCGCGATTGATCGAGAGATGCTTGCCCTGTTTCGCGGGTACCTGAATGATCCGGAACGGACAGCCAAAGCGTACCGGGGGAATTGGTACGTGACCGGTGACCAAGGGCGTATGGACGAGGAAGGATACATCTGGTTTGAAGGACGATCCGATGACATCATCATTTCCGGGGGCTATACGATTGGCCCATTTGAGGTGGAGGATGCACTGGTGAAACATGCGGCAGTCGCAGAATGCGCTGCGGTCGCCAGCCCAGACCCCGAGCGCGGACATGTGGTAAAAGCCTACGTCGTACTGAAGCAGGGAATTCAGCCCTCTGCTGAGTTGGTGAGTGAGTTGCAAGAGCATGTCAAGACGCTGACGGCGCCGTATAAATATCCAAGGAAAGTGGAGTTCGTCTCAGAGCTTCCCAAGACGACTTCAGGGAAAATTCGCCGCATTGAGCTTCGTCAACAGGAAAAACATCAATCCCATTCCTAA
- a CDS encoding TlpA family protein disulfide reductase, producing the protein MNFRYPLVIAIVLLATYLVMGPKIQKQTLDTPQTKPQVHFQAPVFQGKTLEGEDIALGDYPGKPIFLNFWASWCPPCKAEMPDLISLHERYEKQVAFIGINTTFNDSEEAARDFASLYEMQYPIVVDPQAEISKAYQIIAMPTSFILDDTGRIVFKKIGPLTIEEFERAVKPLLKEGS; encoded by the coding sequence ATGAATTTCCGCTATCCGCTGGTTATTGCAATCGTCTTGTTGGCGACTTATTTGGTAATGGGCCCAAAAATTCAGAAGCAAACATTGGACACGCCGCAAACAAAACCGCAGGTCCACTTTCAGGCACCAGTGTTTCAAGGAAAAACATTAGAAGGGGAAGACATCGCGCTTGGGGATTATCCGGGGAAGCCCATCTTTCTCAATTTCTGGGCGAGCTGGTGCCCTCCCTGTAAGGCCGAAATGCCGGATTTGATTTCGTTACATGAGCGCTATGAAAAGCAGGTCGCCTTTATTGGCATCAATACCACGTTTAATGACTCGGAGGAGGCTGCCCGAGACTTTGCGTCCTTGTATGAGATGCAGTATCCGATTGTGGTCGATCCGCAGGCGGAGATTAGCAAAGCGTATCAAATTATCGCCATGCCGACGAGCTTTATTCTGGATGACACAGGGAGGATCGTCTTTAAAAAAATCGGTCCGTTAACGATAGAAGAGTTTGAAAGAGCTGTGAAACCCCTGTTGAAGGAGGGGTCCTGA
- a CDS encoding transglycosylase domain-containing protein, whose amino-acid sequence MSHILVPIDEGKLLRSAETVSASRKPIPWKNWVVALSVSIICLTYLLPFAMAAAGSMWIDDAKLTGLRKQTPSYITIDQMPAHLWKAFVAIEDHRFMQHDGVDPAALVRAVWIDLHAGSYQQGGSTITMQLARNLFLTQDKTMWRKVKEMAIAMELEKRYTKMELLEMYLNVIYFGHGQYGIGKAAQFYFEKGQKQGVEGLTIGESAILASLPKAPESYSPIRHWEKAKYRQHVVLERMTELHIISEEEKEQALMETIRLQANNAPAAS is encoded by the coding sequence ATGAGTCATATACTTGTTCCCATCGATGAAGGAAAATTGCTCCGGTCCGCAGAAACAGTTTCAGCCAGCAGGAAGCCGATTCCCTGGAAAAATTGGGTTGTGGCGCTTTCCGTTTCGATCATTTGTCTTACTTATCTTCTCCCGTTCGCAATGGCTGCGGCTGGGAGCATGTGGATCGATGATGCCAAACTTACAGGCCTTAGAAAACAGACACCTTCCTATATTACGATCGATCAGATGCCGGCTCATCTCTGGAAGGCATTTGTGGCGATTGAAGACCATCGCTTTATGCAGCATGATGGAGTAGATCCGGCGGCTCTCGTGCGTGCCGTATGGATCGACCTGCACGCAGGCTCCTACCAGCAGGGCGGCAGTACCATCACCATGCAGCTAGCGCGCAATCTATTTTTGACACAGGACAAAACGATGTGGCGAAAAGTAAAAGAGATGGCCATTGCGATGGAACTGGAGAAGCGGTATACGAAGATGGAGCTATTGGAGATGTATCTGAACGTGATTTATTTCGGTCACGGTCAATATGGAATCGGGAAAGCCGCACAGTTTTATTTCGAAAAAGGACAGAAGCAGGGGGTAGAGGGGCTCACCATCGGAGAATCGGCCATTTTGGCTTCTCTGCCTAAAGCGCCTGAGTCCTATTCGCCGATCAGGCATTGGGAAAAAGCAAAATACAGACAGCATGTCGTACTGGAGAGGATGACCGAGCTTCACATCATTTCTGAGGAAGAGAAAGAGCAAGCGTTGATGGAAACGATTCGGCTGCAAGCAAATAATGCTCCAGCAGCTTCTTGA